In Rhea pennata isolate bPtePen1 chromosome 20, bPtePen1.pri, whole genome shotgun sequence, a single window of DNA contains:
- the GGNBP2 gene encoding gametogenetin-binding protein 2 isoform X2 gives MARLVAVCRDGEEEFPFEKRQIPLYIDDTLTMVMEFPDNVLNLDGHQNNGAQLKQFIQRHSMLKQQDLNIAMMVTSREVLSALSQLVPCVGCRRSVERLFSQLVESGNPALEPLTVGPKGVLSVTRSCMIDAKKLYTLFYVHGSKLNDMIDAIPKSKKNKRCQLHSLDTHKPKPLGGCWMDVWELMSQECRDEVVLIDSSCLLETLETYLRKHRFCTDCKNKVLRAYNILIGELDCSKEKGYCAALYEGLRCCPHERHIHVCCETDFIAHLLGRAEPEFAGGRRERHAKTIDIAQEEVLTCLGIHLYERLHRIWQKLRAEEQTWQMLFYLGVDALRKSFEMAVEKVQGISRLEQLCEEFSEEERVRELKQEKKRQKRKNRRKNKCVCEIPAPLQTTEEKEISQAKENSDFMENSCKACGSAEEANNCVEVIVTNESTSCTCPSSGTLLGSPKIKKGLSPHCNGSDCGYSSSMEGSETGSREGSDVACTEGICNHDENGDDSCVHRCDDKEEDGDSCVECWANSEENNTKGKNKKKKKKSKTLKCENEHIQKLGSCIADPGNRETSGNIMHTEFHRDKTKDTHAESCCSSEKSGQQLPWFEHMKNVSQFAEPTEMSLVPDTGKGAKSLVELLDESECTSDEEIFISQDEIQSFMANNKSFYSNREQYRQHLKEKFNKYCRLNDHKRPICNGWLTTAGAN, from the exons atggcGCGGCTGGTGGCGGTGTGCAGAGACGGGGAGGAGGAATTCCCCTTCGAGAAGAGGCAGATCCCCCTCTACATAGATGACACCCTCACG ATGGTGATGGAATTTCCTGATAATGTACTAAACCTTGATGGACATCAGAATAACGGTGCACAATTAAAGCAGTTCATTCAG CGGCATAGCATGCTTAAACAACAGGATTTAAATATTGCCATGATGGTGACATCACGTGAAGTTTTGAGTGCACTTTCTCAGTTGGTTCCATGTGTTGGCTGTCGTCGTAGCGTGGAACGTCTGTTTTCTCAGCTTGTTGAGTCTGGAAATCCAGCGCTTGAGCCCCTAACAGTAGGGCCAAAAGGGGTTCTTTCTGTAACTCGAAGCTGTATGATTGATGCAAAGAAGCTTTACACACTATTTTATGTGCACGG GTCCAAACTGAATGATATGATTGATGCAATTCCCAAAAGTAAGAAGAACAAGAGATGTCAATTACACTCCCTGGACACACACAAACCAAAACCTTTGGG gggtTGTTGGATGGATGTGTGGGAACTCATGTCCCAAGAATGCAGGGATGAAGTAGTTTTAATTGATTCTAGTTGTCTTTTAGAAACATTAGAAACGTATCTACGAAAACACAG GTTTTGCACTgactgcaaaaataaagtaCTTCGGGCATACAATATTCTTATCGGTGAGCtagactgcagcaaagaaaagggCTACTGTGCTGCACTTTATGAGGGTTTGCGTTGCTGTCCACATGAGCGTCATATACATGTATGCTGTGAAACAGATTTCATCGCACACCTGCTGGGTCGAGCTGAACCAGAGTTCGCAGGAGG ACGAAGAGAAAGGCATGCTAAGACAATAGACATAGCCCAAGAAGAAGTTTTGACCTGCCTGGGTATTCATCTTTATGAAAGATTACATCGAATCTGGCAAAAGTTGCGGGCTGAGGAACAAACGTGGCAGATGCTTTTTTACCTAGGTGTTGATGCTTTACGCAAAAGCTTTGAg ATGGCTGTGGAAAAAGTGCAGGGTATTAGTCGATTGGAACAACTCTGTGAAGagttttcagaagaagaaagagtgcGAGAGCTTAAACAAGAGAAGAAGcgccaaaaaagaaagaatagacggaaaaataaatgtgtgtgtgagatCCCTGCTCCTTTGCAGAcaacagaagagaaggaaataagtCAAGCAAAG gaaaattcGGACTTCATGGAAAATAGTTGCAAAGCCTGTGGTAGCGCTGAAGAAGCTAACAATTGTGTAGAAGTAATTGTTACTAATGAAAGCACTTCTTGCACGTGTCCTAGTAGTGGTACCCTATTAGGCTCacctaaaataaagaaag GTTTGTCTCCACATTGTAATGGTAGTGATTGTGGCTATTCGTCTAGTATGGAGGGCAGTGAAACAGGATCTCGAGAGGGATCAGATGTGGCCTGCACTGAAGGCATTTGTAACCATGATGAAAATG GAGATGATTCATGTGTCCATCGCTGTGATGACAAAGAGGAAGATGGAGATAGCTGTGTGGAATGTTGGGCTAATTCAGAAGAGAATAAcacaaaaggcaaaaacaaaaagaagaaaaagaaaagtaaaactttgAAGTGTGAGAACGAACAT ATTCAGAAACTTGGAAGCTGTATTGCAGATCCAGGTAACAGAGAGACCTCAGGAAATATCATGCATACAGAGTTTCATCGTGACAAGACCAAAGACACACATGCTGAAAGCTGCTGTAGCTCGGAAAAAAGTGGGCAGCAGTTGCCTTGGTTTGAGCATATGAAAAATGTGTCACAGTTTGCTGAACCTACAGAAATGTCACTTGTTCCTGATACTGGAAAAGGTGCCAAGAGCTTAGTGGAACTCCTT GATGAATCTGAATGCACTTCTGATGAGGAAATCTTTATCTCACAAGATGAAATACAGTCCTTTATGGCAAACAACAAGTCTTTTTACAGCAATAGAGAACAATACCGACAGCATCTGAAGGagaaatttaataaatactGCCGCTTAAATGATCACAAGAGGCCCATTTGTAACGGTTGGTTGACAACGGCTGGAGCGAactaa
- the GGNBP2 gene encoding gametogenetin-binding protein 2 isoform X1: protein MARLVAVCRDGEEEFPFEKRQIPLYIDDTLTMVMEFPDNVLNLDGHQNNGAQLKQFIQRHSMLKQQDLNIAMMVTSREVLSALSQLVPCVGCRRSVERLFSQLVESGNPALEPLTVGPKGVLSVTRSCMIDAKKLYTLFYVHGSKLNDMIDAIPKSKKNKRCQLHSLDTHKPKPLGGCWMDVWELMSQECRDEVVLIDSSCLLETLETYLRKHRFCTDCKNKVLRAYNILIGELDCSKEKGYCAALYEGLRCCPHERHIHVCCETDFIAHLLGRAEPEFAGGYERRERHAKTIDIAQEEVLTCLGIHLYERLHRIWQKLRAEEQTWQMLFYLGVDALRKSFEMAVEKVQGISRLEQLCEEFSEEERVRELKQEKKRQKRKNRRKNKCVCEIPAPLQTTEEKEISQAKENSDFMENSCKACGSAEEANNCVEVIVTNESTSCTCPSSGTLLGSPKIKKGLSPHCNGSDCGYSSSMEGSETGSREGSDVACTEGICNHDENGDDSCVHRCDDKEEDGDSCVECWANSEENNTKGKNKKKKKKSKTLKCENEHIQKLGSCIADPGNRETSGNIMHTEFHRDKTKDTHAESCCSSEKSGQQLPWFEHMKNVSQFAEPTEMSLVPDTGKGAKSLVELLDESECTSDEEIFISQDEIQSFMANNKSFYSNREQYRQHLKEKFNKYCRLNDHKRPICNGWLTTAGAN from the exons atggcGCGGCTGGTGGCGGTGTGCAGAGACGGGGAGGAGGAATTCCCCTTCGAGAAGAGGCAGATCCCCCTCTACATAGATGACACCCTCACG ATGGTGATGGAATTTCCTGATAATGTACTAAACCTTGATGGACATCAGAATAACGGTGCACAATTAAAGCAGTTCATTCAG CGGCATAGCATGCTTAAACAACAGGATTTAAATATTGCCATGATGGTGACATCACGTGAAGTTTTGAGTGCACTTTCTCAGTTGGTTCCATGTGTTGGCTGTCGTCGTAGCGTGGAACGTCTGTTTTCTCAGCTTGTTGAGTCTGGAAATCCAGCGCTTGAGCCCCTAACAGTAGGGCCAAAAGGGGTTCTTTCTGTAACTCGAAGCTGTATGATTGATGCAAAGAAGCTTTACACACTATTTTATGTGCACGG GTCCAAACTGAATGATATGATTGATGCAATTCCCAAAAGTAAGAAGAACAAGAGATGTCAATTACACTCCCTGGACACACACAAACCAAAACCTTTGGG gggtTGTTGGATGGATGTGTGGGAACTCATGTCCCAAGAATGCAGGGATGAAGTAGTTTTAATTGATTCTAGTTGTCTTTTAGAAACATTAGAAACGTATCTACGAAAACACAG GTTTTGCACTgactgcaaaaataaagtaCTTCGGGCATACAATATTCTTATCGGTGAGCtagactgcagcaaagaaaagggCTACTGTGCTGCACTTTATGAGGGTTTGCGTTGCTGTCCACATGAGCGTCATATACATGTATGCTGTGAAACAGATTTCATCGCACACCTGCTGGGTCGAGCTGAACCAGAGTTCGCAGGAGGGTATGA ACGAAGAGAAAGGCATGCTAAGACAATAGACATAGCCCAAGAAGAAGTTTTGACCTGCCTGGGTATTCATCTTTATGAAAGATTACATCGAATCTGGCAAAAGTTGCGGGCTGAGGAACAAACGTGGCAGATGCTTTTTTACCTAGGTGTTGATGCTTTACGCAAAAGCTTTGAg ATGGCTGTGGAAAAAGTGCAGGGTATTAGTCGATTGGAACAACTCTGTGAAGagttttcagaagaagaaagagtgcGAGAGCTTAAACAAGAGAAGAAGcgccaaaaaagaaagaatagacggaaaaataaatgtgtgtgtgagatCCCTGCTCCTTTGCAGAcaacagaagagaaggaaataagtCAAGCAAAG gaaaattcGGACTTCATGGAAAATAGTTGCAAAGCCTGTGGTAGCGCTGAAGAAGCTAACAATTGTGTAGAAGTAATTGTTACTAATGAAAGCACTTCTTGCACGTGTCCTAGTAGTGGTACCCTATTAGGCTCacctaaaataaagaaag GTTTGTCTCCACATTGTAATGGTAGTGATTGTGGCTATTCGTCTAGTATGGAGGGCAGTGAAACAGGATCTCGAGAGGGATCAGATGTGGCCTGCACTGAAGGCATTTGTAACCATGATGAAAATG GAGATGATTCATGTGTCCATCGCTGTGATGACAAAGAGGAAGATGGAGATAGCTGTGTGGAATGTTGGGCTAATTCAGAAGAGAATAAcacaaaaggcaaaaacaaaaagaagaaaaagaaaagtaaaactttgAAGTGTGAGAACGAACAT ATTCAGAAACTTGGAAGCTGTATTGCAGATCCAGGTAACAGAGAGACCTCAGGAAATATCATGCATACAGAGTTTCATCGTGACAAGACCAAAGACACACATGCTGAAAGCTGCTGTAGCTCGGAAAAAAGTGGGCAGCAGTTGCCTTGGTTTGAGCATATGAAAAATGTGTCACAGTTTGCTGAACCTACAGAAATGTCACTTGTTCCTGATACTGGAAAAGGTGCCAAGAGCTTAGTGGAACTCCTT GATGAATCTGAATGCACTTCTGATGAGGAAATCTTTATCTCACAAGATGAAATACAGTCCTTTATGGCAAACAACAAGTCTTTTTACAGCAATAGAGAACAATACCGACAGCATCTGAAGGagaaatttaataaatactGCCGCTTAAATGATCACAAGAGGCCCATTTGTAACGGTTGGTTGACAACGGCTGGAGCGAactaa
- the PIGW gene encoding phosphatidylinositol-glycan biosynthesis class W protein has protein sequence MSQKQLKEAFISNLNGTTLLEISVGLSLAPLCLLCRGLLLLLYYLHYGKPLSSRKYNLLLDFIVLISPLLFSCTVLSPLIFFMPPVIAAFCAGIFSKIYSQRKCGIGVSFRQIVNDFQETCLDPEYIPSITLFRVFVNVLTSISILAVDFPQYPRRYAKTETYGTGVMDLGVGAFIFGNALVCPEVRQKSCSIQPKFSYLTRQVFSIWPLIVLGVGRLFSVKSIEYHEHISEYGVHWNFFFTLAFVRLAASLILTVFPKNKSWIVAVNLAIFYQLILNITSLKMFVLHGSNGKDTRVGFLNANREGLFSLFGYLAIYMASVQVGLYVLKCRNFVKDWIKAICFLILMVLVLFIFLHLSQVHVDPVSRRMANLSYCIWVVAHCLTLFICFVVIDLMLVFTKLLINGSSVPCCWNVIQPAHSSKKHDTEAMPVKRESKLLHICLISAIDKNQLLFFLLANIMTGIVNIIIDTIHSKTSFALFVLHLYMFLNCLIMYILHAKNIVLKFW, from the coding sequence ATGTCacaaaaacagctgaaagaagCTTTTATCAGTAACTTAAATGGAACAACTTTGCTGGAAATTTCAGTAGGCTTGTCTCTAGCTCCGTTATGTCTGCTTTGCAGAGGACTTCTGTTACTTTTATATTATCTGCACTATGGGAAACCTTTAAGTTCAAGGAAATACAATTTGCTGCTAGACTTTATTGTGCTAATAtctcctctcctgttctcctgtACAGTCTTGTCTCCACTCATCTTTTTTATGCCACCTGTCATTGCAGCCTTCTGTGCaggaatattttctaaaatatacagCCAAAGAAAATGTGGTATTGGAGTGTCTTTTAGGCAAATTGTAAATGACTTCCAGGAGACATGCTTAGATCCAGAATACATTCCATCAATAACTCTGTTCCGTGTTTTTGTCAATGTGTTGACATCAATCAGCATATTAGCAGTGGATTTCCCACAATATCCAAGGCGATATGCTAAAACAGAGACCTATGGAACAGGAGTTATGGATTTGGGGGtaggagcttttatttttggtaatGCTCTTGTTTGTCCTGAAGTTAGACAAAAGTCTTGTTCAATACAACCAAAATTTTCCTATCTGACCAGGCAGGTTTTTTCCATTTGGCCATTGATTGTTCTTGGTGTGGGACGGCTGTTTAGTGTTAAATCTATAGAATATCATGAACATATTTCAGAATATGGAGTGcactggaatttcttttttacctTAGCATTTGTGAGACTTGCAGCATCTCTGATTTTGACtgtatttccaaaaaataaatcttggaTTGTTGCTGTGAATCTTGCTATATTTTACCAGCTTATTCTTAATATTACCTCTTTGAAGATGTTTGTCTTACATGGGAGCAATGGCAAAGATACTAGGGttggatttttaaatgctaacAGGGAAGGACTGTTCTCGCTTTTTGGATACTTAGCCATATACATGGCTAGTGTGCAGGTTGGACTCTATGTGCTGAAGTGCAGAAACTTTGTCAAAGACTGGATCAAAGCAATATGTTTCTTAATTCTGATGGTTCTTGTGctctttatatttcttcatttgtcaCAAGTACATGTAGATCCTGTGTCCCGCCGGATGGCTAATCTCTCTTACTGCATATGGGTGGTTGCTCACTGTCTGACCTTATTCATCTGTTTTGTAGTGATCGATCTCATGTTGGTATTTACAAAGCTTCTTATAAATGGGTCCAGTGTGCCCTGTTGTTGGAATGTTATACAGCCTGCCCATTCCAGTAAAAAGCATGACACAGAGGCCATGCCTGTCAAAAGGGAAAGcaagctgctgcacatttgcctgATCAGTGCTATTGATAAAAAtcaattactatttttcttgcTAGCAAATATTATGACTGGTATTGTGAATATAATTATAGATACAATTCACAGCAAGACTTCATTTGCATTGTTTGTACTACAtttgtatatgtttttaaactgtttaattATGTATATATTGCATGCAAAAAATATAGTATTAAAATTTTGGTGA
- the MYO19 gene encoding unconventional myosin-XIX isoform X4 gives MPKQVNGQKDDSVTHSDPSDSFEEEARAFFSDEEKLHLFDDLTKVNPVTTTTVLKCLQARYAVNLFYTNAGCSLVALNPFQSISCLYSPELMRDYHVALRPQDLKPHIFAVAEETYRNVQSQIDPINQSIIVSGESGAGKTWTSRCLMKFYATVAASVTSPKGNETVERIEKRVLDSNPVMEAFGNACTLRNNNSSRFGKYIQLQLDRFHHLSSASIQTFLLEKTRVAYQAPSERNFHIFYQITKGATAKERLEWNLPEGADYRWLPNSEKNLDEDCFKVTRDAMFHLGIDHSTQNNIFKVLSGLLHLGNIQFYNSLDESQPCELEDKAKDFVKTTGDLLKIPVEELLEALRIRTITAGKQQQVFKKPCCRAECETRRDCLAKVIYAKLFEWLVLIINKSIYADPLVWTNFIGLLDVYGFESFPENNLEQLCINYANEKLQQHFVAHYLKAQQIVALIQANNTTDISGMKNMLLKV, from the exons ATGCCAAAGCAG GTAAATGGCCAAAAAGATGACTCTGTCACCCACAGTGACCCCAGTGATTCTTTTGAAGAAGAAGCTAGAGCTTTTTTCAGCGATGAAGAAAAACTACATCTTTTCGATGACCTAACAAAAGTTAATCCGGTGACAACTACAACAG TTCTGAAATGCCTTCAAGCAAGATATGCAGTAAACTTGTTTTATACAAAtgctggctgcagccttgtGGCTTTAAATCCATTTCAGTCTATCTCCTGCCTCTATTCACCTGAGCTTATGAGAGACTATCACGTCGCACTTCGCCCTCAG GATTTAAAACCTCACATATTTGCAGTGGCTGAGGAAACCTACAGAAATGTCCAAAGCCAGATAGACCCCATAAACCAGTCTATAATTGTTAGTGGAGAAAGTGGTGCTGGGAAG ACCTGGACATCTCGCTGCCTTATGAAATTTTATGCTACCGTTGCTGCTTCAGTTACTTccccaaaaggcaatgaaaCTGTGGAAAGGATAGAGAAGAGAGTTTTGGATTCCAACCCTGTCATGGAAGCATTTG GAAATGCATGTACCCTGCGGAATAACAACAGTAGTCGTTTTGGAAAATATATCCAGCTTCAATTAGACAG attcCACCATCTAAGTAGTGCTTCCATTCAGACATTCCTTTTGGAGAAGACCAGAGTTGCTTATCAGGCCCCCAGTGAAAgaaactttcatattttttatcaG ATCACAAAAGGTGCAACTGCAAAAGAGAGGTTGGAATGGAACCTTCCTGAAGGGGCTGACTACCGCTGGCTgccaaattctgaaaaaaacttaGATG AGGACTGCTTCAAGGTGACCAGAGATGCAATGTTTCACTTGGGCATTGATCACTCCACGCAGAACAATATTTTCAAG GTGTTGTCAGGGCTTCTCCATCTTGGGAACATTCAATTCTATAATTCACTGGATGAATCTCAGCCTTGTGAACTAGAAGACAAAGCCAAAG ATTTTGTGAAGACCACAGGAGATTTATTGAAGATACCGGTGGAGGAGCTGCTAGAAGCATTAAGAATTCGAACAATAACTGctggaaaacaacaacaagTCTTCAAGAAGCCATGCTGCAGAGCTGAATGTGAGACTAGGAGGGACTGCCTGGCCAAAGTGATCTATGCTAA ATTGTTTGAATGGCTCGTTTTGATCATAAACAAAAGCATCTATGCAGATCCATTGGTGTGGACCAACTTCATAG GTTTGCTGGATGTTTATGGTTTTGAATCTTTCCCTGAAAACAACTTGGAACAGCTTTGTATTAATTATGCCAATGAGAAACTACAGCAGCACTTTGTAGCACACTATCTGAAGGCACAACAG ATTGTAGCCCTCATTCAAGCAAATAATACTACAGACATCAGTGGAAT GAAGAATATGCTGCTGAAGGTCTAG
- the MYO19 gene encoding unconventional myosin-XIX isoform X3: MPKQVNGQKDDSVTHSDPSDSFEEEARAFFSDEEKLHLFDDLTKVNPVTTTTVLKCLQARYAVNLFYTNAGCSLVALNPFQSISCLYSPELMRDYHVALRPQDLKPHIFAVAEETYRNVQSQIDPINQSIIVSGESGAGKTWTSRCLMKFYATVAASVTSPKGNETVERIEKRVLDSNPVMEAFGNACTLRNNNSSRFGKYIQLQLDRFHHLSSASIQTFLLEKTRVAYQAPSERNFHIFYQITKGATAKERLEWNLPEGADYRWLPNSEKNLDEDCFKVTRDAMFHLGIDHSTQNNIFKVLSGLLHLGNIQFYNSLDESQPCELEDKAKDFVKTTGDLLKIPVEELLEALRIRTITAGKQQQVFKKPCCRAECETRRDCLAKVIYAKLFEWLVLIINKSIYADPLVWTNFIGLLDVYGFESFPENNLEQLCINYANEKLQQHFVAHYLKAQQEEYAAEGLEWSFVNYQDNQKCLDLIEGSPLSIFSLLNEECRLNRSSNTDLFQTRIEKALSNNHCLSRNKFSKKPNFIISHYAGKVCYQLAAMVEKNKDPIPPELVHILQNSQDPLLQKLFPVTERNQNNIKTQNRAAVVTVVSKFKGSLENLMQILNSTTPHYIRCIKPNADCKAMTFKREEVLSQLQACGIVEAITISAAGFPVRVSFQCFIERYEILSKSCGSNKNSYHAAKKKDIYFLNGQEVSI, translated from the exons ATGCCAAAGCAG GTAAATGGCCAAAAAGATGACTCTGTCACCCACAGTGACCCCAGTGATTCTTTTGAAGAAGAAGCTAGAGCTTTTTTCAGCGATGAAGAAAAACTACATCTTTTCGATGACCTAACAAAAGTTAATCCGGTGACAACTACAACAG TTCTGAAATGCCTTCAAGCAAGATATGCAGTAAACTTGTTTTATACAAAtgctggctgcagccttgtGGCTTTAAATCCATTTCAGTCTATCTCCTGCCTCTATTCACCTGAGCTTATGAGAGACTATCACGTCGCACTTCGCCCTCAG GATTTAAAACCTCACATATTTGCAGTGGCTGAGGAAACCTACAGAAATGTCCAAAGCCAGATAGACCCCATAAACCAGTCTATAATTGTTAGTGGAGAAAGTGGTGCTGGGAAG ACCTGGACATCTCGCTGCCTTATGAAATTTTATGCTACCGTTGCTGCTTCAGTTACTTccccaaaaggcaatgaaaCTGTGGAAAGGATAGAGAAGAGAGTTTTGGATTCCAACCCTGTCATGGAAGCATTTG GAAATGCATGTACCCTGCGGAATAACAACAGTAGTCGTTTTGGAAAATATATCCAGCTTCAATTAGACAG attcCACCATCTAAGTAGTGCTTCCATTCAGACATTCCTTTTGGAGAAGACCAGAGTTGCTTATCAGGCCCCCAGTGAAAgaaactttcatattttttatcaG ATCACAAAAGGTGCAACTGCAAAAGAGAGGTTGGAATGGAACCTTCCTGAAGGGGCTGACTACCGCTGGCTgccaaattctgaaaaaaacttaGATG AGGACTGCTTCAAGGTGACCAGAGATGCAATGTTTCACTTGGGCATTGATCACTCCACGCAGAACAATATTTTCAAG GTGTTGTCAGGGCTTCTCCATCTTGGGAACATTCAATTCTATAATTCACTGGATGAATCTCAGCCTTGTGAACTAGAAGACAAAGCCAAAG ATTTTGTGAAGACCACAGGAGATTTATTGAAGATACCGGTGGAGGAGCTGCTAGAAGCATTAAGAATTCGAACAATAACTGctggaaaacaacaacaagTCTTCAAGAAGCCATGCTGCAGAGCTGAATGTGAGACTAGGAGGGACTGCCTGGCCAAAGTGATCTATGCTAA ATTGTTTGAATGGCTCGTTTTGATCATAAACAAAAGCATCTATGCAGATCCATTGGTGTGGACCAACTTCATAG GTTTGCTGGATGTTTATGGTTTTGAATCTTTCCCTGAAAACAACTTGGAACAGCTTTGTATTAATTATGCCAATGAGAAACTACAGCAGCACTTTGTAGCACACTATCTGAAGGCACAACAG GAAGAATATGCTGCTGAAGGTCTAGAATGGTCATTTGTAAACTACCAGGACAATCAGAAGTGCCTTGATCTGATAGAGGGCAGTCCtctcagcattttttctttgctgaatgaG GAGTGTCGTCTGAATAGATCCTCTAACACCGACCTGTTTCAAACTCGGATTGAGAAAGCCTTGTCTAATAACCACTGTTTAAGTCGAAACAAGTTTAGTAAGAAGCCTAATTTTATTATCTCACATTATGCTGGCAAAGTCTGTTACCAGCTGGCAGCAATGGTGGAGAAAAATAAG GACCCCATTCCACCAGAGCTGGTCCACATTTTGCAGAATTCTCAGGACCCTTTGCTTCAGAAGTTGTTTCCTGTGacagaaagaaaccaaaataaCATCAAAACCCAGAACAGGGCAGCTGTTGTTACAGTGGTGTCAAAGTTCAAG GGTTCACTTGAAAATCTCATGCAGATCTTGAACAGTACTACACCCCATTATATCAGATGTATCAAGCCTAATGCTGACTGCAAGGCAATgacttttaaaagagaagag